The proteins below are encoded in one region of Chelmon rostratus isolate fCheRos1 chromosome 21, fCheRos1.pri, whole genome shotgun sequence:
- the prrt2 gene encoding trafficking regulator of GLUT4 1, which yields MAVNMMPCPTIWPGEEQPSLLDQEGSLSSQAPISEPCLPVRGEQLICSSPAGTRPPRSKSKGELVIVINEKLKNSNGIHPAPAESTSPVISSPPRRQHSISYPHHGKTRKGSRASSIGYTAFSPRPSLSRHSSIATNPPLDRTKVKDYLLLSVLACFCPVWPINIVGFVYSIMSKNSLEQGNLDGAVRLGRVAKMLSMVSLVGGTVIIIACIVNLAINVKT from the exons ATGGCTGTGAACATGATGCCATGTCCCACCATTTGGCCAGGGGAGGAACAACCATCGCTGCTGGACCAGGAGGGCTCTCTGTCGAGCCAAGCCCCCATTTCTGAACCCTGCCTACCAGTCAGAGGTGAACAACTCATCTGCAGCAGCCCGGCCGGCACAAGGCCCCCCCGCAGCAAATCCAAAGGAGAGCTAGTCATAGTCATCAACGAGAAGCTGAAGAACA GTAACGGGATCCACCCGGCGCCTGCAGAGAGCACCTCCCCAgttatctcctctcctcccagaaGACAGCACTCCATCTCTTACCCCCATCACGGCAAAACCAGGAAGGGGAGCAGGGCAAGCTCCATCGGCTACACCGCCTTCTCACCCAGGCCGTCGCTTTCTCGCCACTCTAGCATCGCCACCAACCCTCCTTTGGACCGTACCAAAGTTAAAGACTACCTCCTCCTGTCCGTGCTGGCCTGCTTCTGCCCTGTCTGGCCTATCAACATTGTGGGATTTGTCTACTCCATCATG TCCAAGAACAGTCTCGAGCAGGGGAACCTGGACGGCGCCGTGCGCCTGGGTCGTGTGGCCAAGATGCTCTCCATGGTGTCACTAGTAGGAGGGACGGTCATTATCATCGCCTGCATTGTCAACCTGGCCA taAATGTGAAAACCTGA
- the kif22 gene encoding kinesin-like protein KIF22 isoform X2 gives MAQRVALSDGGNKKTTRVRVAVRLRPCMGVQDDKDEGPCVRGLDSQNLEIVNWRNATETVKYHFDAFHGEQTTQQEVFLSSVKPILPHVLNGQNASVFAYGPTGAGKTHTMLGSSDQPGVIPRAVREVFNLVKAKDENEGWDYSTGMSYLEIYNEKVLDLLSPNSQDLPIREDKDKNILIPGLTHTTISSFSDFDKHFVPASLNRTTASTKLNQRSSRSHAVLLIKVVRTQRSLPHRQQTGKLYLVDLAGSEDNRRTGNQGIRLKESGAINLSLFTLSKVVDSLNSGTTGRVPYRDSKLTRLLQDSLGGSAHSVMITNIAPEYKYYFDTFSALNFAAKSKLIVNKPFTRETMAVPVLPVKRPREDHEARGSGTEPQKKRQKDEKKTEQDGSSPSTHFHSVSEPSVMDRLIALEKLMLSCQDKDRLSMLKYVAQSRKEIQELKEKQKEFENKAMLLAGEKSSAKQEPDFKNNTAPLLKKQSAATKPNKQQAVVQPLQVSQLQPLQQLAVVKKQSVCVKKKEKKLSDQVEPPDGKENLMENGWESQLDTSVLQLSRQKILQVLNSGSLKELKGLQQIGDKKAKLILGWREINGHFTKLDDLKKVEGMTEKRFSSFMTANILSAMGK, from the exons ATGGCTCAGCGTGTGGCGTTGTCAGATGGCGGAAACAAGAAGACGACCAGGGTTCGGGTCGCGGTTCGTCTGCGACCATGTATGGGCGTTCAAGATGATAAAGATGAGGGACCGTGTGTAAGAGGCCTGGACTCTCAAAACCTGGAAATAGTGAACTGGAGGAACGCCACAGAGACAGTCAAATACCA CTTTGATGCTTTTCATGGTGAGCAAACGACTCAGCAAGAGGTTTTCCTCTCGTCAGTGAAGCCCATTCTCCCACATGTACTGAATGGACAGAATGCCAGTGTCTTTGCCTATGGACCAACAGGAGCTG GCAAAACCCACACCATGTTGGGCAGCTCAGATCAGCCAGGTGTGATTCCCCGAGCTGTTCGCGAGGTCTTCAATCTGGTCAAAGCTAAGGATGAGAATGAGGGATGGGACTACAGCACTGGCATGTCTTATTTAGAAATTTACAATGAGAAG GTACTCGATCTTCTATCGCCAAACTCCCAGGATTTGCCAATCAGAGAGGACAAGGACAAGAACATCCTCATCCCTGGCCTCACTCACACAACCATCTCATCCTTCTCAGATTTTGACAAACATTTTGTCCCCGCCAGCCTCAATCGTACTACAGCTTCTACCAAACTAAACCAGCGCTCCAGCCGCAGTCACGCTGTCCTCCTCATCAAG GTTGTGCGGACTCAGCGCTCCCTGCCCCACAGACAACAGACAGGCAAGTTGTACTTGGTAGACCTGGCTGGATCTGAGGACAACCGCCGCACTGGCAACCAGGGCATCCGTCTGAAAGAGAGTGGTGCCATCAACCTGTCTCTCTTCACACTCAGTAAAGTGGTGGACTCTCTTAACTCCGGCACAACTGGCCGCGTGCCATACAGAGACAGTAAACTCACACGGCTGCTACAGGACTCTCTAGGCGGCTCGGCACACTCCGTCATGATCACCAATATTGCGCCCGAATACAAATACTATTTTGATACCTTTAGTGCACTCAACTTTGCTGCCAAATCCAAGCTCATTGTGAACAAGCCCTTTACCCGTGAAACTATGGCTGTACCTGTGCTGCCAG TGAAGCGGCCCAGAGAAGACCACGAGGCGCGGGGGTCTGGCACCgagccacagaagaagaggcagaaagatgagaagaaaacCGAACAAGACGGCTCCTCACCCTCCACACATTTTCACAG tgtgtcagaACCATCAGTGATGGACAGATTAATAGCCCTGGAGAAGCTAATGTTGAGCTGCCAGGACAAAGATAGACTTAGCATGCTGAAATATGTGGCTCAGTCTCGCAAGGAGATCCAG GAGCTCAAAGAGAAGCAAAAGGAGTTCGAGAACAAGGCCATGCTATTGGCTGGAGAAAAGTCCAGTGCCAAACAGGAGCCTGACTTCAAGAATAACACAGCACCTCTGCTCAAAAAACAGTCAGCTGCCACAAAACCCAATAAGCAGCAGGCTGTGGTCCAACCCCTTCAAG TGTCGCAGCTCCAGCCTCTTCAGCAGCTTGCAGTGGTCAAGAAACAGTCTGTCTGCGtcaagaagaaagagaagaagctTTCAGACCAGGTTGAG cctccagATGGTAAAGAGAACCTAATGGAAAATGGTTGGGAGTCCCAACTGGACACATCAGTGCTACAGCTGTCCAGACAGAAAATCCTACAGGTTCTCAATTCGGGCTCCCTCAAAGAGCTGAAGGGTCTGCAGCAGATTGGCGACAAGAAGGCAAAGCTCATCCTTGGCTGGAGGGAAATCAATGGTCACTTCACAAAG TTGGATGATCTAAAAAAAGTTGAGGGTATGACAGAAAAGAGATTTTCCTCCTTTATGACG GCAAACATCTTGAGTGCCATGgggaaatga
- the kif22 gene encoding kinesin-like protein KIF22 isoform X1, translated as MLNRSIVGKDITVRLEVTRNVRFLKRSNMAQRVALSDGGNKKTTRVRVAVRLRPCMGVQDDKDEGPCVRGLDSQNLEIVNWRNATETVKYHFDAFHGEQTTQQEVFLSSVKPILPHVLNGQNASVFAYGPTGAGKTHTMLGSSDQPGVIPRAVREVFNLVKAKDENEGWDYSTGMSYLEIYNEKVLDLLSPNSQDLPIREDKDKNILIPGLTHTTISSFSDFDKHFVPASLNRTTASTKLNQRSSRSHAVLLIKVVRTQRSLPHRQQTGKLYLVDLAGSEDNRRTGNQGIRLKESGAINLSLFTLSKVVDSLNSGTTGRVPYRDSKLTRLLQDSLGGSAHSVMITNIAPEYKYYFDTFSALNFAAKSKLIVNKPFTRETMAVPVLPVKRPREDHEARGSGTEPQKKRQKDEKKTEQDGSSPSTHFHSVSEPSVMDRLIALEKLMLSCQDKDRLSMLKYVAQSRKEIQELKEKQKEFENKAMLLAGEKSSAKQEPDFKNNTAPLLKKQSAATKPNKQQAVVQPLQVSQLQPLQQLAVVKKQSVCVKKKEKKLSDQVEPPDGKENLMENGWESQLDTSVLQLSRQKILQVLNSGSLKELKGLQQIGDKKAKLILGWREINGHFTKLDDLKKVEGMTEKRFSSFMTANILSAMGK; from the exons ATGCTGAACAGAAGCATTGTGGGAAAAGACATTACAGTACGACTGGAAGTAACCAGAAATGT CCGTTTTTTAAAAAGGTCAAACATGGCTCAGCGTGTGGCGTTGTCAGATGGCGGAAACAAGAAGACGACCAGGGTTCGGGTCGCGGTTCGTCTGCGACCATGTATGGGCGTTCAAGATGATAAAGATGAGGGACCGTGTGTAAGAGGCCTGGACTCTCAAAACCTGGAAATAGTGAACTGGAGGAACGCCACAGAGACAGTCAAATACCA CTTTGATGCTTTTCATGGTGAGCAAACGACTCAGCAAGAGGTTTTCCTCTCGTCAGTGAAGCCCATTCTCCCACATGTACTGAATGGACAGAATGCCAGTGTCTTTGCCTATGGACCAACAGGAGCTG GCAAAACCCACACCATGTTGGGCAGCTCAGATCAGCCAGGTGTGATTCCCCGAGCTGTTCGCGAGGTCTTCAATCTGGTCAAAGCTAAGGATGAGAATGAGGGATGGGACTACAGCACTGGCATGTCTTATTTAGAAATTTACAATGAGAAG GTACTCGATCTTCTATCGCCAAACTCCCAGGATTTGCCAATCAGAGAGGACAAGGACAAGAACATCCTCATCCCTGGCCTCACTCACACAACCATCTCATCCTTCTCAGATTTTGACAAACATTTTGTCCCCGCCAGCCTCAATCGTACTACAGCTTCTACCAAACTAAACCAGCGCTCCAGCCGCAGTCACGCTGTCCTCCTCATCAAG GTTGTGCGGACTCAGCGCTCCCTGCCCCACAGACAACAGACAGGCAAGTTGTACTTGGTAGACCTGGCTGGATCTGAGGACAACCGCCGCACTGGCAACCAGGGCATCCGTCTGAAAGAGAGTGGTGCCATCAACCTGTCTCTCTTCACACTCAGTAAAGTGGTGGACTCTCTTAACTCCGGCACAACTGGCCGCGTGCCATACAGAGACAGTAAACTCACACGGCTGCTACAGGACTCTCTAGGCGGCTCGGCACACTCCGTCATGATCACCAATATTGCGCCCGAATACAAATACTATTTTGATACCTTTAGTGCACTCAACTTTGCTGCCAAATCCAAGCTCATTGTGAACAAGCCCTTTACCCGTGAAACTATGGCTGTACCTGTGCTGCCAG TGAAGCGGCCCAGAGAAGACCACGAGGCGCGGGGGTCTGGCACCgagccacagaagaagaggcagaaagatgagaagaaaacCGAACAAGACGGCTCCTCACCCTCCACACATTTTCACAG tgtgtcagaACCATCAGTGATGGACAGATTAATAGCCCTGGAGAAGCTAATGTTGAGCTGCCAGGACAAAGATAGACTTAGCATGCTGAAATATGTGGCTCAGTCTCGCAAGGAGATCCAG GAGCTCAAAGAGAAGCAAAAGGAGTTCGAGAACAAGGCCATGCTATTGGCTGGAGAAAAGTCCAGTGCCAAACAGGAGCCTGACTTCAAGAATAACACAGCACCTCTGCTCAAAAAACAGTCAGCTGCCACAAAACCCAATAAGCAGCAGGCTGTGGTCCAACCCCTTCAAG TGTCGCAGCTCCAGCCTCTTCAGCAGCTTGCAGTGGTCAAGAAACAGTCTGTCTGCGtcaagaagaaagagaagaagctTTCAGACCAGGTTGAG cctccagATGGTAAAGAGAACCTAATGGAAAATGGTTGGGAGTCCCAACTGGACACATCAGTGCTACAGCTGTCCAGACAGAAAATCCTACAGGTTCTCAATTCGGGCTCCCTCAAAGAGCTGAAGGGTCTGCAGCAGATTGGCGACAAGAAGGCAAAGCTCATCCTTGGCTGGAGGGAAATCAATGGTCACTTCACAAAG TTGGATGATCTAAAAAAAGTTGAGGGTATGACAGAAAAGAGATTTTCCTCCTTTATGACG GCAAACATCTTGAGTGCCATGgggaaatga
- the pagr1 gene encoding PAXIP1-associated glutamate-rich protein 1, translated as MQAEAANSSLSEGIEALGVKDTEKPAAVQEEEGNTEQQDTEMTAATEEDTATKDEKDEDTDAAEGEAHKDEPQADTGVDGEEGKQSAEVDGEWELAYSDEEMEDPKNWMPPPAEIKRLYELLAKGEMLELDFVPLPRRPPTPERTPSPERDDEEEAALEREREERERKPPTPTEFDFDEEQMQATPKNAFINRRRTPGSSARSSVKREARLDKVLSDMKRHRKIEEHIMRTGRDLFRTEKKLEEALSPNSQKEREKERERDSNPNTIFSPRQRRY; from the exons ATGCAGGCTGAGGCCGCAAACTCGTCACTGAGCGAGGGCATAGAGGCTCTGGGTGTGAAGGACACAGAAAAACCCGCAGCAGTCCAAGAGGAAGAGGGCAACACAGAGCAACAAGACACAGAGATGACTGCTGCCACGGAGGAGGATACAGCAACCAAGGATGAAAAGG ACGAAGACACAGATGCCGCGGAAGGTGAGGCACACAAGGATGAACCTCAGGCAGACACCGGGGTGGACGGCGAAGAGGGAAAGCAGTCTGCAGAAGTCGACGGCGAATGGGAGCTTGCATACAGCGACGAGGAAATGGAGGACCCCAAAAACTGGATGCCCCCTCCTGCTGAGATCAAAAGACTCTACGAGCTCCTCGCTAAAGGGGAGATGCTGGAATTGGACTTTGTGCCCCTTCCTAGAAGGCCCCCTACACCTGAACGTACCCCCTCTCCTGAAagagatgatgaggaagaggcGGCGTTGGAaagggagagggaagagagagagcgcaa GCCTCCAACTCCAACTGAGTTTGATTTTGATGAAGAGCAAATGCAAGCCACTCCGAAAAATGCCTTCATCAACAGACGCAGAACACCAG GATCCTCAGCCCGCTCCTCTGTGAAAAGGGAAGCTCGGCTGGACAAAGTGCTGTCAGACATGAAGCGGCACCGCAAGATTGAGGAGCACATCATGCGCACGGGTCGAGATCTCTTCCGGACcgagaagaagctggaggaggctcTGTCTCCAAACAGCCAGAAGGAGCGCGAGAAGGAGAGGGAACGAGACAGCAACCCCAACACCATCTTTTCCCCGAGACAGAGGAGATACTGA